Proteins encoded together in one Mus pahari chromosome 9, PAHARI_EIJ_v1.1, whole genome shotgun sequence window:
- the Cstb gene encoding cystatin-B — translation MMCGGPSATMPATAETQEIADKVKSQLEEKENQKFDAFKAVSFKRQVVAGTNFFIKVDVGDDKYVHLRVFQPLPHENKPLTLSSYQTNKEKHDELSYF, via the exons ATGATGTGTGGCGGCCCATCTGCCACAATGCCAGCCACGGCCGAGACGCAGGAGATCGCCGACAAG GTGAAGTCCCAgcttgaagagaaagaaaatcagaagtttGATGCCTTTAAAGCCGTATCCTTCAAGAGACAGGTCGTGGCTGGCACCAACTTCTTCATCAAG gtTGATGTTGGTGACGATAAATATGTGCACTTGAGGGTGTTCCAACCCCTCCCTCATGAAAACAAGCCTTTGACCCTGTCTTCTTACCAGACCAACAAAGAAAAGCACGATGAGCTCTCCTACTTCTGA